One uncultured Acidilobus sp. JCHS genomic window carries:
- a CDS encoding glutamyl-tRNA(Gln) amidotransferase, subunit D produces MEEYFGYADLVARKLAEAGVRPGDLIEVAREDGATFRGMLMPKDEFSAPGIVVIKLDNGYNVGVRLGPKATVRLLSRGELTSHPGEPVSLSETEVRPPQRKVMILGTGGTIASRVDYETGAVHPYMDAKELAASVPEMFRYASVDVQQVMAIFSEDMTPKTWETVADEVAKRLEAGYEGVVVAHGTDTMAYTAAALSFVFHRGLPGPVALVGAQRSSDRPSSDAAFNLTAAVLVASEAPFGEVTVVMHGETGDTYALAHRGTKVRKMHSSRRDAFQSINDVPLAKVWPYERKIEMLRDDFKGRSKDLEPENGFNERVALIKFYPGMTSEVIDLLVDRGYHGIVIEGTGFGHVANRLIPSLQRAVESGVPVVITTQTLFGRVNLNVYSTGRRMLQAGFIPAEDMLPETAFVKLSWVLARTRDMDEVRRLMLTNLTGEINPRHELKLFPRWYHDRL; encoded by the coding sequence TTGGAGGAGTACTTCGGCTACGCAGACCTCGTAGCGAGGAAGCTGGCCGAGGCCGGGGTGAGGCCAGGCGACCTTATAGAGGTCGCCAGAGAGGATGGGGCTACCTTCAGAGGTATGTTAATGCCCAAGGACGAGTTCTCGGCCCCAGGAATTGTCGTTATAAAGCTTGACAATGGCTACAACGTCGGCGTTCGCCTGGGCCCAAAGGCCACCGTAAGGCTCCTGTCAAGGGGGGAGCTGACATCTCATCCGGGCGAGCCCGTGAGCCTCTCTGAGACCGAGGTCAGGCCGCCCCAGAGGAAGGTCATGATACTCGGCACAGGGGGCACCATAGCTAGCAGGGTTGACTACGAGACCGGCGCCGTGCACCCCTACATGGACGCCAAGGAGCTGGCAGCGTCTGTGCCCGAGATGTTCAGGTACGCCTCCGTCGACGTCCAGCAGGTCATGGCGATCTTCAGCGAGGACATGACGCCCAAGACATGGGAGACCGTAGCTGACGAGGTTGCTAAGAGGCTTGAGGCCGGCTACGAAGGGGTTGTCGTGGCCCACGGCACCGACACCATGGCGTACACGGCAGCGGCCCTCTCGTTCGTCTTCCACAGGGGCCTCCCTGGGCCAGTTGCCCTCGTGGGGGCCCAGAGGAGCAGCGACAGGCCCAGCAGCGACGCGGCCTTCAACCTGACAGCTGCCGTGCTCGTGGCCTCAGAGGCCCCCTTCGGCGAGGTCACGGTGGTAATGCATGGCGAGACAGGCGACACGTACGCCCTGGCCCACAGGGGCACCAAGGTGAGGAAGATGCACAGCAGCAGGAGGGACGCGTTTCAGAGCATTAACGACGTTCCCTTAGCTAAGGTATGGCCTTACGAGAGGAAGATCGAGATGCTGAGGGACGACTTCAAGGGGAGGTCGAAGGACCTGGAGCCCGAGAACGGCTTCAACGAGAGGGTGGCGCTGATTAAGTTTTACCCAGGCATGACGTCAGAGGTCATAGACCTCCTCGTCGACAGGGGCTACCACGGGATCGTCATAGAGGGCACAGGCTTCGGGCACGTGGCGAACAGGCTTATACCATCCCTTCAGAGGGCCGTGGAGTCAGGGGTACCAGTCGTGATAACTACCCAGACTCTCTTCGGCCGCGTCAACCTTAACGTCTACAGCACCGGCAGGAGGATGCTCCAGGCCGGCTTCATACCGGCTGAGGACATGCTGCCCGAGACTGCCTTTGTCAAGCTCTCGTGGGTTCTCGCCAGGACGAGGGACATGGATGAGGTGAGGAGGCTGATGCTCACGAACCTGACTGGCGAGATAAACCCCAGGCACGAGCTCAAGCTCTTCCCAAGGTGGTATCATGACAGGCTCTGA
- a CDS encoding Protein implicated in ribosomal biogenesis, Nop56p-like yields the protein MKVYVVDTLAGSYAVDESGKELAFEPMPKSKNEMVEEAMKAYRGELLQSFARLAEKLKVMKPELVVVEDDVEAKYLGQMGLRAVVDEGNAVAVSLRSRLAQELVRAELAKDASEAPSLEFEVAYEFTRRGLMGAAKKRDLLLAHSIRTVDDIDKTLNLFVNRLREWYSVHFPELNDLVDDHRLFVTIVSQVGTRDEMDLERLKSIGVPEGLAKRIVDAASKSVGADISEHDAEAVRTFASISLQLYDLRSQLEGYIGRVAKEVAPNVTELVGPLLAARLISLAGSLEELATMPASTIQVLGAEKALFRALRTGGRPPKHGVIFQYPDIFRAPRWQRGKIARALASKLAIAAKVDAFSGRFIGDRLREELQQRIAEIKKVYAAPPKRREEKARPPARPARPGRPPKRREGRGGQREGGRGEGGRG from the coding sequence TTGAAGGTATACGTGGTTGACACCCTGGCGGGCTCCTACGCGGTGGATGAGAGCGGGAAGGAGCTGGCCTTTGAGCCCATGCCTAAGTCCAAGAACGAGATGGTGGAGGAGGCGATGAAGGCCTACAGGGGTGAGCTCCTCCAGTCCTTCGCTAGGCTCGCGGAGAAGTTGAAGGTCATGAAGCCGGAGCTCGTGGTCGTGGAGGACGACGTCGAGGCCAAGTACCTGGGCCAGATGGGGCTGAGGGCCGTCGTTGATGAGGGGAACGCTGTCGCCGTCTCCCTCAGGTCAAGGCTTGCCCAGGAGCTCGTGAGGGCTGAGCTAGCTAAGGACGCCAGCGAGGCCCCCTCCCTTGAGTTTGAGGTCGCCTACGAGTTCACGAGGAGGGGCCTCATGGGGGCCGCCAAGAAGCGCGACCTCCTCCTGGCCCACTCCATTAGGACCGTTGACGACATTGATAAGACCCTGAACCTGTTCGTCAACAGGCTACGCGAGTGGTACAGCGTCCACTTCCCCGAGCTGAACGACCTGGTGGATGATCACAGGCTCTTCGTCACCATAGTGTCGCAGGTGGGCACAAGGGACGAGATGGACCTTGAGAGGCTTAAGTCCATCGGGGTCCCCGAGGGGCTCGCCAAGAGGATAGTTGACGCGGCCAGCAAGAGCGTCGGGGCAGACATATCAGAGCACGACGCTGAGGCCGTGAGGACCTTCGCCAGCATATCCCTTCAGCTCTATGACCTCAGGTCTCAGCTGGAGGGCTACATAGGTAGGGTCGCCAAGGAGGTGGCGCCTAACGTGACAGAGCTCGTAGGGCCCCTGCTGGCCGCGAGGCTCATAAGCCTGGCCGGCAGCCTTGAGGAGCTGGCCACGATGCCTGCCAGCACAATACAGGTTCTTGGGGCCGAGAAGGCCCTCTTCAGGGCCCTGAGGACAGGCGGCAGGCCGCCCAAGCACGGAGTAATATTCCAGTACCCTGACATATTCAGGGCCCCGAGGTGGCAGAGGGGCAAGATAGCGAGAGCCCTTGCGTCTAAGCTCGCTATAGCTGCCAAGGTTGACGCGTTCAGCGGGAGGTTCATAGGTGACAGGCTGAGGGAGGAGTTGCAGCAGAGGATAGCTGAGATAAAGAAGGTCTACGCTGCCCCGCCCAAGAGGAGGGAGGAGAAGGCCAGGCCGCCCGCTAGGCCTGCGAGGCCCGGGAGGCCGCCCAAGAGGAGGGAGGGCAGGGGCGGCCAGAGGGAGGGTGGCAGAGGTGAGGGAGGCAGGGGGTGA
- a CDS encoding putative thioredoxin/glutaredoxin, with translation MRGKAMAVRLYFHQSCATSREVILGVSRRGLLERVELMPLDSGIESLKAGAWSVPWIVIDGRPVATDPVTADEAAEIISGGKIDVGDPLDAFMNAVLHSSLATALTLLHGSVAAVADPSLASAAARSPLTGVDPEALAARVRAEGDRLFLEWRDKLRRAAAVSYVRELYWASGGAITAEELAAHATQASVGAWLIAKGSLGRAALPPRPKGVAREDAEWIASFVRRAARGLLEKVREEQESIYSDSEYLGLLRARGINIPP, from the coding sequence TTGAGGGGAAAAGCTATGGCCGTCAGGCTGTACTTCCATCAGAGCTGCGCCACGAGCCGAGAGGTCATATTGGGAGTGAGCAGGCGAGGCCTCCTTGAGAGGGTTGAGCTAATGCCCCTCGACAGCGGCATCGAATCGCTTAAGGCTGGCGCGTGGAGCGTCCCATGGATCGTCATTGACGGGAGGCCTGTTGCCACCGACCCTGTCACAGCTGACGAGGCGGCCGAGATCATTAGCGGGGGAAAGATTGACGTAGGGGACCCCCTTGACGCCTTCATGAACGCTGTCCTCCACAGCTCGCTCGCGACCGCGTTAACGCTGCTTCACGGCAGCGTCGCAGCCGTAGCAGACCCCTCGCTGGCCTCGGCGGCCGCCAGGTCCCCCCTCACGGGCGTCGACCCTGAGGCCCTCGCCGCCCGCGTGAGGGCGGAGGGGGACAGGCTCTTCCTCGAGTGGAGGGACAAGCTGAGGAGGGCCGCCGCAGTGAGCTACGTCAGGGAGCTGTACTGGGCCTCGGGAGGGGCCATCACCGCTGAAGAGCTAGCAGCCCACGCGACCCAGGCCTCCGTGGGGGCCTGGCTGATAGCCAAGGGGAGCCTCGGCAGGGCCGCGCTTCCGCCGAGGCCCAAGGGGGTCGCCCGCGAGGACGCCGAGTGGATAGCCTCCTTCGTCAGGAGGGCCGCGAGGGGGCTCCTCGAGAAGGTGAGGGAGGAACAGGAGTCCATATACTCAGACAGCGAGTACCTGGGGCTGCTGAGGGCCCGCGGCATCAATATACCTCCCTGA
- a CDS encoding Amino acid transporter: MAGEKPIAVEKAEVTDKQLRRALNFWDIAYLVVGAMIGSGWLFGSLYAAAMVGPGAILSWIIAGVLMLFVALAFAELSGMIPKSGAIVRYPQYSHGSLASFILAWAYLLSSITVAPAEAEAVVTYMGSYVPGLLTPSGVLTAFGLFVAFLFTVFFFLLNYFGVHVMGKTNTAVGWWKLLVPLITIVLLLALYLHPSNFTTPSLLPYGAAPLFFALPTTGIVFAYLGFRQGLEYGGEAKNPQRDVPLGTVIGFLIVMAIYVLLQTAFIGGVDWSKLMLNVSTGSSWKLVPLKPGQWGNLTSALVNTSGYPSLSHGPFYEILRMSAIPILVGWGIFLLIDAIVSPSGTGWIYEGTATRTFYGMAADGHLPDWFLWLNRYKIPWVSLLASLVVGALFLIPYPAWVFIASFISSTTVYTYMIGGPAVLVLRRTAPQAPRPFRLPAAWVIGALAFIAAFLIVYWSTFAVLWGVVALILAGLPLFFMYTLPSRYGLKRSVGAAMGIAYWVVLGITTYVFLYQDVVQAASTMISNNVPIHQVLMATVPYFIYWLVINMAVTIAAVYVASTMLPEEGKQHIRAGWWIVITTFAGLVLSFLGPFGPYSSAGYAIIPFPWDTVAAAVVALGLFFWAAYSGIYTKDLEIVLRDMGVIK, encoded by the coding sequence GTGGCGGGCGAGAAGCCTATAGCGGTTGAGAAGGCAGAGGTCACGGACAAGCAGCTGAGGAGGGCCCTGAACTTCTGGGACATAGCCTACCTAGTCGTAGGCGCCATGATAGGCTCAGGCTGGCTCTTCGGCTCCCTCTACGCGGCCGCCATGGTGGGCCCAGGCGCCATACTCTCATGGATCATAGCCGGCGTGCTCATGCTCTTCGTAGCCCTCGCCTTCGCCGAGCTGTCAGGCATGATACCTAAGTCAGGGGCCATAGTGAGGTACCCCCAGTACTCACATGGCAGCCTGGCCTCGTTCATACTGGCCTGGGCCTACCTGTTGAGCTCGATAACAGTCGCCCCTGCAGAGGCCGAGGCCGTCGTGACCTACATGGGCTCGTACGTCCCTGGCCTCCTGACGCCGTCAGGCGTCTTGACGGCATTTGGCCTGTTCGTCGCGTTCCTCTTCACCGTGTTCTTCTTCCTGCTCAACTACTTCGGGGTTCACGTTATGGGCAAGACGAACACGGCCGTCGGCTGGTGGAAGCTCCTGGTGCCCCTCATAACTATAGTACTTCTCCTCGCCCTTTACCTGCACCCCTCCAACTTCACGACGCCCTCCTTGTTACCTTATGGCGCAGCCCCCCTGTTCTTTGCCCTGCCGACTACAGGCATAGTTTTCGCCTACCTGGGCTTCAGGCAGGGCCTCGAGTATGGCGGTGAGGCTAAGAACCCTCAGAGGGACGTACCGCTCGGCACCGTCATCGGCTTCCTCATAGTGATGGCGATATATGTGTTGCTTCAGACGGCCTTCATAGGCGGCGTGGACTGGTCAAAGCTCATGCTTAACGTCTCGACGGGCAGCTCCTGGAAGCTCGTGCCGCTCAAGCCCGGCCAGTGGGGCAACCTGACCAGCGCCCTTGTCAACACCTCTGGGTACCCGTCTCTCAGCCATGGACCCTTCTACGAGATCCTGAGGATGTCAGCAATACCGATACTTGTCGGCTGGGGCATCTTCCTGTTGATTGACGCTATAGTCTCGCCCAGCGGCACGGGCTGGATCTACGAGGGCACAGCCACCAGGACATTCTACGGCATGGCCGCTGACGGGCACCTGCCAGACTGGTTCCTGTGGCTTAACAGGTACAAGATACCGTGGGTCTCGCTCTTAGCCTCGCTGGTAGTAGGGGCGCTGTTCCTGATACCATACCCTGCCTGGGTCTTCATAGCCTCCTTCATATCGTCAACGACCGTGTACACTTACATGATAGGAGGCCCCGCAGTACTTGTCCTCAGGAGGACGGCCCCGCAGGCGCCGAGGCCCTTCAGGCTGCCGGCCGCCTGGGTCATAGGGGCCCTGGCCTTCATAGCCGCGTTCCTCATAGTCTACTGGAGCACGTTCGCCGTGCTCTGGGGCGTCGTGGCGCTGATACTCGCCGGCCTACCGCTGTTCTTCATGTACACGTTGCCCAGCAGGTACGGCCTCAAGAGGTCTGTAGGGGCAGCGATGGGGATAGCGTACTGGGTCGTCCTTGGGATCACGACATATGTGTTCCTCTACCAGGACGTGGTCCAGGCCGCGTCTACTATGATCAGTAACAACGTCCCAATCCACCAGGTGTTGATGGCCACCGTGCCCTACTTCATATACTGGCTGGTCATAAACATGGCCGTCACCATAGCCGCGGTCTACGTGGCCTCAACGATGCTCCCTGAGGAGGGCAAACAGCACATAAGGGCTGGCTGGTGGATAGTGATAACCACGTTCGCCGGCCTCGTCCTGTCGTTCCTCGGCCCCTTCGGCCCCTACTCCTCAGCCGGCTACGCGATAATACCGTTCCCGTGGGACACAGTGGCGGCAGCGGTTGTAGCCCTTGGACTGTTCTTCTGGGCAGCGTACTCAGGGATATACACCAAGGACCTCGAGATAGTCCTGAGGGACATGGGCGTAATCAAGTAA
- a CDS encoding putative transposase, with the protein MRRANVVKLVVDKETHERLRELAIATAKCWNEVNWLRMQQFKEGRRVDLARTEKEVYEKYKHVLKVNAQQVARKNAEAWRDFFSLVKEKKEGKLPKWLRPRPPGYWKGRGREVQADSFD; encoded by the coding sequence ATGAGAAGGGCTAACGTGGTCAAGCTGGTAGTTGACAAGGAGACGCACGAGAGGCTGAGGGAGCTTGCCATAGCCACGGCGAAGTGCTGGAACGAGGTTAACTGGCTGAGGATGCAGCAGTTCAAGGAGGGGAGAAGGGTTGACTTAGCTAGGACGGAAAAGGAGGTGTATGAAAAGTACAAGCACGTGCTGAAGGTTAACGCGCAACAGGTCGCCAGGAAGAACGCAGAGGCCTGGAGGGACTTCTTCTCCTTAGTTAAGGAGAAAAAGGAGGGGAAGCTACCCAAATGGCTCAGGCCGAGGCCTCCAGGCTACTGGAAAGGGCGAGGACGGGAAGTACAGGCTGACAGTTTTGATTAG
- a CDS encoding transposase, IS605 OrfB family, central region, with translation MIRNDRYEVDEGRRVIYLKDFKLALGFKGRLKWRGKQGRLEITYDEARRSWYAFISVEVENNARAEGRLRASIDLGIVNLATVYVEDGTWYLFKGGGVLSQYESYSKRIARAQKVLARHGQRGSRRLRLLYDKRRRFLRHALNSMVRRIMEELKGKGVGEVVVGYPKEISRDHGNKLTVNFWNYSYIIRRLEEVGEELGIKVIEVSEADTSRTCSLCGEAHNGGRIRRGLFRCPRTGRVINADLNAAINILRLHIPESLGPRGWGRPLARDRGNGPKARPAAYRWTSGAGWALTAPTSYEVMKVKAVSREPMSRPKGALALQGGEEVSYG, from the coding sequence TTGATTAGGAATGACCGCTATGAGGTGGATGAGGGCAGGAGGGTCATTTACCTCAAGGACTTCAAGCTGGCCCTGGGGTTTAAGGGGAGGCTTAAGTGGCGTGGGAAGCAGGGCAGGCTGGAGATAACCTATGACGAGGCCAGGAGGAGCTGGTACGCCTTTATTTCAGTTGAAGTTGAGAACAACGCGAGGGCAGAGGGCAGGCTTAGGGCCTCCATCGACCTAGGTATCGTTAACCTAGCCACGGTTTACGTTGAGGACGGCACCTGGTACCTCTTCAAGGGCGGCGGCGTCCTCTCCCAGTACGAGAGTTACAGCAAGAGGATAGCCAGGGCCCAGAAGGTCCTGGCAAGGCACGGGCAGAGGGGAAGCAGGAGGCTCAGGCTGCTCTACGACAAGAGGAGGAGGTTCCTGAGGCACGCCCTAAACAGCATGGTCAGGAGGATAATGGAGGAGCTGAAGGGGAAGGGCGTGGGTGAAGTTGTCGTAGGCTACCCTAAAGAGATCTCTAGGGATCACGGCAACAAGCTCACCGTGAACTTCTGGAACTACAGTTATATTATCAGGCGCCTTGAGGAGGTAGGCGAGGAGCTGGGGATTAAAGTCATTGAGGTAAGCGAGGCCGACACCTCCAGGACCTGCTCCCTGTGCGGGGAGGCCCACAATGGTGGGCGAATTAGGCGTGGCCTGTTCAGGTGTCCCCGCACAGGGAGGGTCATAAACGCTGACCTGAACGCGGCGATAAACATCCTGCGCCTACATATCCCCGAGTCCCTGGGACCCAGGGGATGGGGGCGACCCCTGGCGAGGGATAGGGGTAATGGGCCGAAGGCCCGGCCCGCGGCCTACCGCTGGACGAGCGGAGCGGGGTGGGCGCTCACCGCGCCCACTAGCTATGAGGTGATGAAGGTGAAGGCGGTAAGCCGCGAACCAATGAGCCGCCCTAAGGGAGCCCTCGCCCTTCAGGGCGGGGAGGAGGTCAGCTATGGGTAA
- a CDS encoding threonine dehydratase, medium form, protein MSRLVDEIYEGALRAMEVLRGVAKETPLDLSYTFSTMTGGEVYLKLENLQKTGSFKVRGAYYKIWRLGEAARRGVVAASAGNHAQGVAYAAKLLGVKATIVMPTTAPLSKILATKSYGAEVILYGSLVDESIRRAHEIERETGVTFIHPFDDVDVMAGQGTIALELIGQLGGPPDVVVVPVGGGGLISGISAVLKKRYGQRVKVIGVEPSYMPKYRALIKEGRELGPESYSSGLMDGLLVKVVGTLTRQVIEELVDDLVTVNDREVAKAMFLLLERAKTLAEGAGAASLAAMLEGKVNVKGLKAVAIISGGNVDLTRIANIINYELYSARRLVKLVGAVPDQPGWLDRVLRRLAEARFNVVDIRHDRFAPSIMPGWAMVEVLVEAPDPDAVPEAIEALRREGLEFREVY, encoded by the coding sequence ATGTCAAGGCTTGTGGACGAGATATACGAGGGCGCCCTCAGGGCCATGGAGGTCCTGAGGGGCGTGGCGAAGGAGACCCCGCTGGACCTCAGCTACACCTTCTCGACAATGACAGGAGGGGAGGTCTACCTGAAGCTTGAGAACCTGCAGAAGACGGGATCGTTCAAGGTAAGGGGCGCCTACTACAAGATATGGAGGCTCGGCGAGGCCGCCAGGAGGGGCGTCGTGGCCGCGAGCGCAGGCAACCACGCCCAGGGGGTAGCGTACGCGGCGAAGCTGCTGGGCGTGAAGGCGACGATAGTTATGCCGACCACCGCGCCCCTCTCCAAGATCCTGGCCACCAAGTCATACGGGGCTGAGGTGATCCTCTACGGGTCCCTCGTGGACGAGTCCATAAGGAGGGCTCACGAGATAGAGCGGGAGACGGGCGTGACCTTCATACACCCGTTTGACGACGTCGATGTGATGGCCGGCCAGGGGACCATAGCCCTGGAGCTCATAGGGCAGCTGGGCGGCCCGCCTGACGTTGTCGTGGTCCCAGTTGGGGGAGGAGGGCTGATATCAGGCATCTCGGCAGTGCTGAAGAAGAGGTACGGCCAGAGGGTCAAGGTCATAGGGGTCGAGCCGTCCTATATGCCCAAGTACAGGGCCCTGATAAAGGAGGGCAGGGAGCTGGGGCCCGAGTCATACTCTTCAGGCCTCATGGACGGCCTGCTGGTCAAGGTCGTGGGGACCCTTACAAGGCAGGTCATAGAGGAGCTGGTGGACGACCTGGTCACAGTTAACGACAGGGAGGTGGCCAAGGCCATGTTCCTGCTGCTCGAGAGGGCCAAGACCCTTGCCGAGGGCGCAGGGGCGGCCTCGCTGGCGGCCATGCTTGAGGGCAAGGTTAACGTGAAGGGCCTGAAGGCCGTAGCCATAATAAGCGGGGGCAACGTTGACCTGACCAGGATAGCTAACATCATAAACTACGAGCTCTACAGCGCGAGGAGGCTAGTCAAGCTCGTTGGGGCCGTCCCGGACCAGCCTGGGTGGCTTGACAGGGTCCTGAGGAGGCTTGCGGAGGCCAGGTTCAACGTGGTTGACATAAGGCACGACAGGTTTGCCCCCTCTATCATGCCGGGCTGGGCCATGGTGGAGGTACTGGTGGAGGCCCCAGACCCCGACGCCGTGCCTGAGGCTATAGAGGCCCTGAGGAGGGAGGGCCTCGAGTTCAGGGAGGTATATTGA
- a CDS encoding Electron transfer flavoprotein, alpha subunit, whose amino-acid sequence MIAMTSLVVAQKEDDVAEALTIARQVGEPHILVFGQVDPSPLLDYGHPVHHLRSDDTESLFLALRSLYESLKPSVVLAPTTKNLKDVLSRVAGLYDLPLATEVYDVKVSGSSASYRRGFLSGRAIALEEVPLPAVLLLAPRKTPRASKGGAKGTLETVQPPSPTVKVLERRPKERGGVNIEAAELIVSVGRGFRSKEDLKIAFELADVLGAQVGCSRPIAADLKWLSEDHWVGLSGHKVAPKLYIAIGISGAPQHLAGITDAKLVVAINNDKSAPIFKNCDYGVVADLYQFVPVLTKRLKERLNLSK is encoded by the coding sequence GTGATAGCAATGACCTCGCTAGTCGTTGCGCAGAAAGAGGACGACGTAGCTGAGGCGCTCACCATAGCCAGGCAGGTCGGGGAGCCCCACATACTTGTCTTCGGCCAGGTCGACCCAAGCCCCCTGCTTGACTACGGCCACCCCGTTCACCACCTGAGGTCTGACGACACTGAGAGCCTCTTCCTGGCCCTGAGGTCCCTCTACGAGAGCCTTAAGCCGTCAGTAGTCCTGGCGCCCACCACGAAGAACCTCAAGGACGTACTCTCCAGGGTCGCTGGCCTCTACGACCTGCCGTTGGCGACGGAGGTCTATGACGTCAAGGTCTCAGGGAGCTCGGCAAGCTACAGGAGGGGCTTCCTGAGCGGGAGGGCCATAGCCCTTGAGGAGGTGCCACTGCCCGCCGTTCTCCTGCTGGCCCCTAGGAAGACGCCGAGGGCTTCCAAGGGGGGCGCTAAGGGGACCCTTGAGACGGTGCAGCCCCCCTCGCCGACCGTGAAGGTCCTTGAGAGGAGACCAAAGGAGAGGGGAGGCGTCAACATAGAGGCCGCTGAGCTCATAGTGAGCGTGGGGAGGGGCTTCAGGTCGAAGGAGGACCTGAAGATAGCCTTCGAGCTGGCTGACGTCCTGGGGGCCCAGGTAGGGTGCTCAAGGCCAATAGCGGCTGACCTCAAGTGGCTCAGCGAGGACCACTGGGTAGGCCTCAGCGGCCACAAGGTGGCGCCCAAGCTCTACATTGCCATAGGGATAAGCGGGGCGCCTCAGCACCTTGCGGGGATAACTGACGCCAAGCTTGTTGTGGCCATAAATAACGACAAGAGCGCGCCCATATTCAAGAACTGTGACTACGGCGTCGTGGCGGACCTATATCAGTTCGTGCCAGTCCTCACCAAGAGGCTCAAGGAGAGGCTTAACCTCTCTAAGTAA
- a CDS encoding Fibrillarin-like rRNA methylase: MRVYEHEKWKGVYVAELDDGSLRLATKNLVPGQRVYGERLFNYEGVEYREWNAYRSKLAAALLKGLEELPVKEGDRILYLGIASGTTASHISDIIGSKGLIYGVEFSPRVIRDLMQVVADRRNILPILADARTPERYRLMVGMVNGLYADVAQPEQADIVNRNARLFLEDGGYLLLAIKARSIDVTREPSDIYLREMKRLAQGGFEVIDVVHLDPFDRDHAMIYARYRRRS; the protein is encoded by the coding sequence GTGAGGGTCTACGAGCACGAGAAGTGGAAGGGGGTCTACGTAGCTGAGCTGGATGACGGCAGCCTGAGGCTGGCGACCAAGAACCTGGTCCCCGGCCAGAGGGTCTACGGGGAGAGGCTCTTCAACTACGAGGGGGTCGAGTACAGGGAGTGGAACGCCTACAGGAGCAAGCTGGCGGCCGCCCTGCTGAAGGGCCTCGAGGAGCTGCCGGTCAAGGAGGGCGACAGGATACTGTACTTGGGCATAGCGAGCGGCACGACCGCCAGCCACATAAGTGACATAATAGGCTCCAAGGGCCTGATATACGGCGTGGAGTTCTCGCCGAGGGTCATAAGGGACCTCATGCAGGTCGTGGCGGACAGGAGGAACATATTGCCCATACTCGCCGACGCCAGGACGCCTGAGAGGTACAGGCTCATGGTAGGGATGGTGAACGGCCTTTACGCCGACGTGGCCCAGCCTGAGCAGGCCGACATAGTTAACAGGAACGCCAGGCTGTTCCTGGAGGACGGCGGCTACCTGCTCCTTGCCATCAAGGCCAGGAGCATCGACGTGACTAGGGAGCCAAGCGACATCTACCTCAGGGAGATGAAGAGGCTCGCCCAGGGAGGCTTCGAGGTAATTGACGTGGTGCACCTCGACCCCTTCGACAGGGACCACGCCATGATCTACGCCAGGTACAGGAGGCGCTCTTGA
- a CDS encoding Ribosomal protein S30, protein MTKAGKVRKATPRIEPKHKKNLPPRLRNKVEFVRRVLKAAQQAKAAA, encoded by the coding sequence ATGACAAAGGCCGGGAAGGTTAGGAAGGCCACGCCCAGGATAGAGCCCAAGCACAAGAAGAACCTGCCCCCTAGGCTCAGGAACAAGGTTGAGTTCGTGAGGAGGGTCCTCAAGGCGGCGCAGCAGGCCAAGGCTGCTGCCTGA